A stretch of Bombina bombina isolate aBomBom1 chromosome 2, aBomBom1.pri, whole genome shotgun sequence DNA encodes these proteins:
- the LOC128648294 gene encoding translationally-controlled tumor protein-like, with amino-acid sequence MIIYKDILTNDEMFSDIYKIKESCGGLCFEVDGKMVTRTEGAIDDALIGGNASSETPDEGTDSTTVTGVDIVLNHKLVETGFTKESYKLYIKGYMKAIKDKLEESNPERVKPFMSGAAEKIKAILGNFTNYQFYMSESMNPDGMVALLDFREDGITPYLTFFKDGLEIEKC; translated from the coding sequence ATGATCATCTACAAGGACATTCTCACCAACGATGAAATGTTCTCCGACATTTATAAAATCAAAGAAAGCTGTGGTGGGTTGTGTTTCGAAGTTGATGGCAAGATGGTTACCAGAACAGAAGGCGCAATTGACGATGCCCTTATTGGTGGAAATGCATCTTCCGAGACCCCAGATGAAGGGACGGACTCAACAACAGTCACTGGCGTTGACATAGTGTTGAACCACAAGCTTGTGGAAACTGGCTTCACCAAGGAATCTTACAAACTATATATTAAGGGCTACATGAAAGCCATCAAAGACAAACTTGAAGAATCTAATCCAGAGAGAGTAAAACCCTTCATGTCAGGAGCTGCAGAGAAAATAAAGGCCATCCTTGGCAACTTCACTAACTATCAGTTTTATATGAGTGAGAGCATGAACCCAGATGGTATGGTGGCTTTGCTAGACTTCCGTGAGGATGGAATTACTCCCTACTTAACATTCTTTAAGGATGGCTTGGAAATTGAAAAATGTTAA